Proteins co-encoded in one Myxococcales bacterium genomic window:
- a CDS encoding TetR/AcrR family transcriptional regulator, whose amino-acid sequence MQSRRRILDAARDVFFRDGFMLANLDEVATRAGVAKGTLYRYFESKADLYVAVLAENGMRFVAKMREVAENGGPARETLRSLGDFYIEHWTANTEYFQIFWAVDNQSLIGGLPDAALREVSNLWEGCLSIVKEVLDRGVEEGDIAPCDTWEVAYIFWTMSNALIQSDYSSALHKELRGRPLREVFRDAIDLMLLGISRVKEDAS is encoded by the coding sequence ATGCAGTCGCGTCGACGGATACTCGACGCAGCACGCGACGTCTTTTTTCGCGACGGTTTCATGCTGGCCAACCTCGACGAGGTCGCAACCCGAGCCGGCGTGGCAAAGGGAACCCTCTATCGATACTTCGAAAGCAAGGCCGATCTCTACGTCGCCGTGTTGGCCGAAAATGGAATGCGATTCGTAGCCAAGATGAGAGAAGTTGCGGAAAACGGCGGTCCGGCTCGCGAGACCCTGCGAAGCCTCGGCGACTTCTACATCGAACACTGGACGGCGAACACCGAATACTTCCAGATCTTTTGGGCGGTCGACAATCAATCGCTGATCGGTGGCCTGCCAGACGCTGCCCTGCGTGAAGTCTCCAACCTCTGGGAGGGATGTCTCTCCATAGTCAAGGAAGTGCTCGATCGCGGTGTCGAAGAGGGAGATATCGCTCCCTGTGACACATGGGAGGTCGCGTACATATTCTGGACGATGTCAAACGCTCTAATCCAGTCCGATTACTCTTCGGCCCTTCACAAGGAACTGCGGGGACGCCCCCTGCGTGAGGTCTTTCGCGACGCAATCGACTTGATGTTGCTAGGGATTTCGCGAGTCAAAGAAGACGCATCCTGA
- the acpP gene encoding acyl carrier protein, whose protein sequence is MGDGLVERVRGLMSDQLGIDPAEMKSEANILEDLGADSLDVVELVMAIEEAFDIEISDEDAEAMQTVGDIERYIITKVAA, encoded by the coding sequence ATGGGTGATGGATTGGTCGAACGCGTACGCGGATTGATGTCGGATCAACTCGGGATCGATCCCGCTGAAATGAAGTCGGAAGCCAATATTCTGGAAGACCTTGGTGCCGACTCGCTGGATGTGGTCGAGCTCGTCATGGCGATCGAAGAAGCCTTCGATATCGAGATTTCAGACGAAGATGCCGAAGCCATGCAGACGGTCGGGGATATCGAGCGGTACATCATCACCAAGGTTGCGGCCTGA